A window of the Teredinibacter franksiae genome harbors these coding sequences:
- a CDS encoding diguanylate cyclase, which yields MALYRQYVFFVFLQLSVLPTAAETLTIRHFPFEGEKEKYMEGLVELALSYSDLDVQFEVNSRANYTDLDRSQMVNAIEQGEISIMWSGTSKQLEKQLRPIRIPLYKGLLGMRLLLISPDQQQKFDSVHSIDALKNIRLGQGKGWPDVTILENAGFNVVLSPTYEALFGKLNAGEFDAFPRGLQEPWAEIKSNPGIPLAVESNLLLAYKLPTYFFVSNQNTQLAHALENGLKMAIADKNFDDYFFYSDQVMDALKNANAVGRIILSIDNPYLPPGTPVDEKALWLDIGDL from the coding sequence ATGGCTTTATATCGGCAGTATGTTTTCTTTGTATTTTTACAACTCAGTGTTTTACCCACCGCTGCTGAAACCCTCACCATTCGTCACTTCCCCTTTGAAGGAGAAAAAGAAAAGTACATGGAAGGCCTGGTGGAGCTGGCGCTAAGCTATTCAGACCTAGACGTTCAGTTTGAAGTAAACTCGCGCGCTAACTATACCGACCTTGATCGCAGCCAAATGGTTAACGCCATTGAGCAGGGAGAGATTTCTATTATGTGGTCGGGCACCTCCAAACAACTAGAAAAACAACTACGGCCCATTCGTATTCCTCTGTACAAAGGGCTACTGGGTATGCGCTTACTTTTGATCAGCCCAGATCAACAACAAAAATTTGATTCGGTTCACAGTATAGACGCGCTGAAAAACATCCGCCTCGGACAAGGTAAAGGGTGGCCAGACGTAACTATTCTGGAGAACGCTGGATTCAACGTAGTGCTGTCACCCACCTATGAAGCGCTATTTGGCAAGCTAAACGCAGGAGAATTTGATGCATTTCCACGAGGGCTACAGGAACCTTGGGCCGAAATTAAATCAAACCCAGGCATCCCCCTCGCCGTTGAGAGCAACTTATTACTGGCCTACAAGCTGCCCACCTACTTTTTTGTCAGTAACCAAAATACGCAACTGGCGCACGCTTTGGAAAACGGACTGAAGATGGCAATTGCCGACAAAAATTTTGACGATTACTTCTTTTACAGTGACCAAGTAATGGATGCTTTAAAAAACGCCAATGCGGTGGGCCGTATTATACTTTCCATAGACAACCCCTATCTGCCTCCAGGCACACCCGTAGATGAAAAAGCCCTTTGGCTCGATATTGGAGACTTGTAG